The nucleotide window GCAGATAATACTTATTCAAATGAGTAACAGCCcttaaaatctctcaacccacttccaggagccatatctcaactTCCCTAAGATAAAAGGACAGTTATCCtccttaaaaggtggaactagTTCAAcagtggttattggttcaccactataaatacactaacacccctcaggtatctctaagttctaATACTCTCAAAAACCTGCCTAGGCCTCTactgacttaagcatcggaaTGTCCTTGCAGGTACCATCCCTCTTTCTTTCATACACAGTAGTCGAACGGAGGCTCCCTGACGCCAAGCAAGTCTTAGACTTCATCCTTTagacgattgggccaacccAGCAAGTCCAGCCCACTAATCTCTGGTTACCCAACGTAACACAAATATTATAAGTAATGTATGAATTGATTTATGTTAACCTTCTATAATAAAGTTGCAAATTGAATGTTGGATTTCCGCCTTTTCCATATGTATTCGATTCAAATCATTCGATACATGAACAAGGGGATAAACATATTCACATGTACTAGTGAGGATAagatcaaatataaaaaatacttcaCGTGCACTAAATATATAGTTACCTTCACATGTAAGAAATACCAGTCCTGCTAAGAAAATTACAGGGAAAAAAAAGTAGAGAGAGCTGAAAAGAGAGTAAAGAATTATTGTCTCATTTATCagctattttctttttaatcgtTTGCAAGATTTATTGATAGACTACAATACTACATATAGTGCTCCGAGGAACGTTCAAATTATTTTGCAAACATTATTCTCTTTTGTCATGTGATtcaagagagaggagagagagataTTTGATGATGCATTATTGAATTTGGCACATAAGAAAGGGCAAAGCCTTGCAAGTTGtgaccaaaaagaagaaaatgccAAGAGAGAAGGCCACGCCCATGTGTTAAAAGTATGACTTATTAGATAGACATTATGTAGGAAGCGGCAGGTGAGCAAAGACTTTTTTTATAACATTAGTAGTAAGAACTACAACCTTAACTAACCAGCTTGAACAACATCCAAAAAATTCCCTTAATCTGATCTCATTCCATTTTCATACAATTTGAAGGGTGTGTTGGTAATTTGGAATTGTCCTTTTCTTGAAACTCGAAGTCTAAACTAACAAAGCATTGTCATTATGTTTAAATTGAATGTGGTGCATCGTTTTTCAAAATACAGATAATGTCGTTAGGCCCTGGCCCCCATATATGCAATTACATACATATTGTCCTGTCTTCGCCATTATTAGTGGCACATGAGCTTGTCTCTACAAAATACTCACCAGTAGTAATTCGAATGTTGAAATAATGTTTGATACATTTGAAGAAGTTATGATTAGCattgaagatgctgtgctcgaaaaaaaaaaaaaaaacaatatattaaaatttaaacaaaagaatactaaagaagaaaaagaaagaaagaattcaATTCTTTCAGAACATGATGCATGCatctatgtatgtatgtatgtatgtatctATCTCTATCTGGCTGGAGATCCGAAACCAGCCAACCTGCCCAAAATGCCCTGTTTGTAAGGCAAGAAGGTTCTCTTCTTCAAATCCTGAGACTCAGCCTTCTTTCTAGCGTAGTGCAACTCATGTGCCGAAACTGCTTCTTTCCTTCTCGACTTTGGTGGCATCTCAGAATTTCTGAAgctcgaagaagaagaagaagaagaagctttcGCTGTTTCTTCGGGCTTCTTGAAGAAAAGAGGGTACTTCCTGAAAGGATCCTTGGTGGTACCTCTCCCTTCCGAGGCGCTTCGGAAAAGCAACAAATCCCTCAACCTCCACCTCTTCGAGCTCTtcgaagaagaggaggaagaagaagaagagagagaagccGCCGATTTCAGATCCTCCTTGTTGCTATTACCCTGCACTTGTTGTAATTGCTGATGATGGTGGAGCTCTTCTTCCCACGTGTAGTGGGATACTCTGTAAGGAGAGTGCGACCGCGACACTCTCCGACTCGAAGAAGAAACCGCCGCGGGTGTCCGATCTCTTCCCCTTCTCTCCTCAAACGCCTCGTTGCCGTTGCCGTTGCCGGAATCCCTCTTCTTTCGAGGAGACAGAGCCTCCCGGATCGCCTTCTTCCCTTGCGCGATCGGAGACAGCT belongs to Arachis duranensis cultivar V14167 chromosome 8, aradu.V14167.gnm2.J7QH, whole genome shotgun sequence and includes:
- the LOC107460426 gene encoding uncharacterized protein LOC107460426 yields the protein MEVAVASPSPPGSPSMMDHFDFNGARISPYLSAPSSPRRFGEYYNLSAPTSPSRLREFYSDFDYFTSAAPSPSLNGGAAEHDDGFAFFVSGESVKSPRSAEELFHGGKIKPMRVDELLESSRSPLLQHQPKLSPIAQGKKAIREALSPRKKRDSGNGNGNEAFEERRGRDRTPAAVSSSSRRVSRSHSPYRVSHYTWEEELHHHQQLQQVQGNSNKEDLKSAASLSSSSSSSSSKSSKRWRLRDLLLFRSASEGRGTTKDPFRKYPLFFKKPEETAKASSSSSSSSFRNSEMPPKSRRKEAVSAHELHYARKKAESQDLKKRTFLPYKQGILGRLAGFGSPAR